Genomic DNA from Peribacillus simplex:
CTTATAAATTAAAAAAGCAGCTTTCAGAACCCATTCCTTTGGATCGCCTAGGCGGGTTAACGGAAAGTAAACTGTACTACCATTTTGAATCATTGGTAAAACAAGGTTTAGTCGAACCAGTTGAAGTGATAAAAGAAGAACATCGGCCTGATAAACAAGTATTTGCGATTACGGATAAGGGTCGCGAAGAACTACCAAAGAAAATCTATAAATTATTTGAAAGTGCGGATGAAATTAAGGATATGATTGTTGGTTTAGCCAACATCAAGTATGTGGATCGGGATAAAGTAGTGGATATATTAGAAAAAAAAGTAAAGTCCATCAAGGCACTTTGGGAGCATCTTGGGAATTTCGAGCCAGAACCTAAAGGCAACGAGAATATTC
This window encodes:
- a CDS encoding PadR family transcriptional regulator produces the protein MSIQIFILSKLMEDKNYPYKLKKQLSEPIPLDRLGGLTESKLYYHFESLVKQGLVEPVEVIKEEHRPDKQVFAITDKGREELPKKIYKLFESADEIKDMIVGLANIKYVDRDKVVDILEKKVKSIKALWEHLGNFEPEPKGNENIREFLDGYFSTRTDHTIYWFEELIKRIKTKEL